A genomic window from Slackia heliotrinireducens DSM 20476 includes:
- the def gene encoding peptide deformylase codes for MKLNTLPVVTYPDPTLREVCVPCDPSDKSLKKLARQMANTMYANNGCGLAAPQVGVNKRIIVIDCDQDSGTRNPITLLNPEIIETRGPEELDGEGCLSCPGITVEIRRPTYAIVKYTDLNGEDWIIEGDGLLGRCLQHEIDHLNGITLFESCDMNARIKALKDYKAAQQAGAKPGDTSVE; via the coding sequence GTGAAACTCAATACACTGCCTGTGGTTACCTATCCGGATCCTACGCTGCGCGAGGTGTGCGTCCCTTGCGACCCGTCTGACAAGAGCCTGAAGAAGTTGGCCCGCCAGATGGCCAACACCATGTATGCCAACAATGGATGCGGCCTGGCTGCACCGCAGGTGGGCGTCAACAAGCGCATCATCGTCATCGACTGCGACCAGGACAGCGGCACGCGCAATCCCATCACGCTTCTCAACCCCGAGATCATCGAGACTCGCGGACCCGAAGAGCTGGATGGCGAAGGTTGCCTGTCCTGTCCGGGCATCACCGTGGAGATCCGCCGTCCCACCTATGCCATCGTGAAGTACACCGACCTGAACGGCGAGGACTGGATCATCGAGGGCGACGGTCTTTTGGGCCGCTGCCTGCAGCATGAGATTGACCACCTCAACGGCATCACGCTGTTCGAGTCTTGCGACATGAACGCCCGCATCAAGGCGCTCAAGGACTACAAGGCGGCGCAGCAGGCGGGCGCCAAACCTGGCGACACCAGCGTCGAATAG
- a CDS encoding cysteine desulfurase family protein → MSYVYLDNAATTPLCAEAIAAMAPYMDVEGEHFGNANSLYTIGRNAFAELESARETVTRALHASRPDEIVFTSGATESDNAALVGLSLAQMEKRRLKGKLNPGRIVVSRLEHHAVLHVEPMLKALGFAVDFVGNDETGLVTPADLEAVLCEDTVLVSIMMANNEVGIVEPVAELAQVAHKAGALFHTDATQAAGKVPIDLKGMGVDAASFSAHKINGPKGVGVLYLKAGTPFMPYLVGGGQERGMRSGTQNVMGAAGAAAAFKRAAENVGVYQTRVAQLRDYAYERLCKLPGVSRMVEASAENPDGYLPNIVCVSVRGWESESLILRMDLAGYCVSGGSACSSNSLDPSHVLAAMGVDRKRALGMLRLSLSLETTQEDIDGAVEALGTIISK, encoded by the coding sequence ATGTCTTACGTATATCTGGACAACGCCGCCACGACGCCCCTGTGCGCCGAGGCGATTGCCGCCATGGCACCCTACATGGATGTCGAAGGCGAGCATTTCGGGAATGCGAATTCCCTGTACACCATCGGGCGCAACGCCTTCGCAGAGCTTGAGTCAGCCCGCGAAACGGTGACCCGCGCTCTGCACGCATCGCGTCCCGACGAGATCGTGTTCACCTCGGGCGCAACGGAGTCGGACAACGCCGCGCTTGTCGGCTTGTCGCTGGCCCAGATGGAAAAACGCAGGCTGAAGGGCAAGTTGAACCCTGGACGCATCGTCGTGTCGCGACTCGAGCACCATGCGGTGCTGCACGTGGAACCTATGCTGAAGGCGCTGGGCTTCGCCGTGGATTTCGTGGGCAACGACGAGACGGGTCTGGTCACGCCCGCCGATCTGGAAGCGGTGCTGTGCGAAGACACCGTGCTGGTCAGCATCATGATGGCCAACAACGAGGTGGGCATCGTCGAGCCGGTCGCCGAGCTTGCCCAGGTCGCCCATAAGGCCGGGGCGCTGTTCCATACCGATGCCACGCAGGCGGCGGGGAAGGTCCCCATCGACCTGAAGGGCATGGGCGTGGATGCCGCGTCGTTTTCGGCGCATAAGATCAACGGTCCGAAGGGCGTGGGAGTGCTCTACCTGAAAGCCGGCACGCCGTTCATGCCGTACCTGGTCGGAGGCGGGCAGGAGCGCGGCATGCGCAGCGGCACGCAGAATGTCATGGGTGCGGCGGGCGCTGCGGCCGCGTTCAAACGGGCTGCGGAGAACGTCGGCGTCTATCAGACTCGCGTGGCGCAGCTGCGGGATTACGCGTACGAGCGGCTGTGCAAGCTACCGGGGGTGTCCCGCATGGTCGAGGCGTCTGCCGAAAACCCGGACGGGTACCTTCCCAACATCGTCTGCGTCTCCGTTCGCGGCTGGGAGAGCGAATCCCTCATCCTGCGCATGGACCTGGCCGGATACTGTGTGTCGGGCGGATCGGCGTGCTCGTCGAACTCCCTGGACCCCTCGCACGTTCTGGCTGCCATGGGCGTTGACCGCAAGAGGGCACTGGGCATGCTTCGCCTGTCGCTTTCCCTCGAAACCACACAGGAAGACATCGACGGGGCCGTCGAGGCCCTGGGCACCATCATCTCAAAATGA
- the priA gene encoding replication restart helicase PriA, with the protein MKTASVILDINTQSLDSSYTYAVPDDMEGVEVGCPVLVEFGRRQAVGYVMSVAPLDEADELPDASKLKPLLAVLGESCFDEHAAALIEHMAYTYIAPLSSCIHLFTPAGRTPKVVKDGDGWRLQKPAKRRARKDAVDDGEPEVRTSNDDLSLTEGQKAAFDAISEAIDGKPDAGRCIVVDGVTGSGKTEVYLRSIGKVLEVGQGAIVLVPEIALTPQTVARFKGRFGNTVAVMHSNMTQAQRYDEWTAVKRGERRVVVGARSALFAPVGRLGIIIIDEEHESTYKQESAPRYHARDIAVWLGDRLGIPVVLGSATPSIESLHACATKPGWRKVDLPERANGKPMPDVEVVDMAKEFHSGSRSMFSKRLTQALFETVDAGHKAVLLLNQRGFANFMLCRDCGFVPECPTCSVSLTYHEVEHALICHHCGRRQPVPARCPECGSPYLRKFGAGTQRVESELKALLEGRDVPVIRMDSDTTSTRNAHEELLKRFARPGASVLLGTQMIAKGLDFDEVTLVGVINADTQLKLPDFRSAERTFDLIQQVAGRAGRGVFAGKVYVQTYVSESVAVQAAAHYDRKRFLIDELPKRKMLRYPPYARIADVLVWGHDAQEVQKAAQALAQRVEAALHDNGGEGWVSFGAAPCLLSKIRNMYRWHILVKAPAGADVSAVLSPVMRSRKASKTVNVACDVDPLSVL; encoded by the coding sequence ATGAAGACCGCTTCCGTCATACTCGATATCAACACGCAGTCGCTCGACTCGTCCTACACCTACGCCGTACCTGATGACATGGAAGGTGTGGAGGTGGGCTGCCCGGTGCTGGTGGAGTTCGGGCGCCGTCAGGCGGTGGGCTATGTCATGAGCGTGGCCCCGCTGGACGAGGCGGACGAGTTGCCGGACGCATCCAAACTCAAGCCCCTTCTCGCAGTGCTTGGCGAATCATGTTTTGACGAACATGCCGCAGCGCTGATCGAACACATGGCTTACACATACATCGCGCCTTTGAGCTCATGCATCCATCTGTTCACGCCGGCCGGTCGCACGCCCAAGGTGGTGAAGGACGGTGACGGATGGCGGTTGCAGAAACCTGCCAAGCGCCGTGCCAGAAAAGACGCCGTCGACGACGGTGAGCCCGAGGTCCGAACGTCAAATGACGATTTGTCGTTGACCGAGGGGCAAAAGGCGGCTTTCGACGCCATATCCGAGGCCATCGACGGCAAGCCGGACGCCGGTCGCTGCATCGTGGTGGACGGCGTGACCGGCTCTGGAAAAACGGAGGTCTACCTGCGCTCCATCGGAAAAGTGCTCGAGGTGGGGCAGGGCGCCATCGTCCTTGTGCCCGAAATCGCACTGACTCCTCAGACGGTGGCCCGCTTCAAAGGACGATTCGGCAACACAGTGGCGGTCATGCACTCCAACATGACCCAGGCCCAGCGCTACGACGAATGGACCGCCGTCAAACGGGGTGAGCGCCGTGTAGTGGTGGGTGCCCGAAGCGCCCTGTTCGCACCTGTTGGTCGGCTGGGGATCATCATCATCGACGAGGAGCACGAAAGCACCTACAAACAGGAAAGCGCCCCGCGCTACCATGCCCGCGACATCGCCGTATGGCTCGGTGACCGCCTCGGGATCCCGGTGGTTCTGGGGTCGGCAACGCCTTCCATCGAGTCGCTTCACGCCTGCGCTACCAAGCCGGGCTGGCGCAAGGTGGATTTGCCGGAGCGTGCCAACGGCAAGCCCATGCCCGATGTGGAAGTGGTTGACATGGCGAAGGAGTTCCACTCCGGGTCGCGTTCCATGTTCTCGAAGCGCCTGACCCAGGCCCTGTTCGAAACCGTGGACGCGGGACACAAGGCCGTGCTGCTGCTCAACCAGCGCGGGTTCGCCAATTTCATGCTGTGCCGCGATTGCGGGTTCGTGCCCGAATGCCCCACATGCTCGGTGTCGCTGACCTACCACGAGGTTGAGCATGCCCTGATCTGCCACCATTGCGGGCGCCGTCAGCCCGTTCCCGCACGCTGCCCCGAGTGCGGAAGCCCGTACCTGCGCAAGTTCGGGGCCGGCACGCAGCGGGTCGAATCCGAGCTTAAGGCTCTGCTCGAGGGGCGGGACGTGCCTGTCATTCGCATGGATTCGGACACGACCTCCACCCGGAACGCCCACGAGGAGCTGCTGAAACGGTTCGCCCGCCCGGGCGCGTCGGTGCTTCTGGGCACGCAGATGATCGCCAAGGGACTGGACTTCGACGAGGTGACGCTGGTCGGTGTCATCAATGCGGACACCCAGCTCAAGCTGCCCGATTTCCGCAGTGCGGAGCGGACCTTCGACCTGATTCAGCAGGTGGCGGGCCGAGCGGGCCGCGGCGTTTTCGCAGGCAAGGTCTACGTGCAGACCTACGTTTCCGAAAGCGTGGCCGTGCAGGCCGCGGCGCATTACGACCGAAAGCGGTTCCTTATCGACGAGCTGCCTAAACGCAAGATGCTCAGGTATCCGCCCTACGCGCGCATCGCCGACGTGCTGGTCTGGGGACATGACGCCCAAGAGGTCCAGAAGGCCGCCCAGGCGCTGGCGCAGCGGGTCGAAGCGGCCTTGCACGACAACGGGGGCGAAGGCTGGGTGTCCTTCGGTGCGGCTCCCTGTCTGCTCAGCAAGATCCGCAACATGTACCGCTGGCACATCCTTGTCAAGGCGCCCGCAGGCGCAGACGTCTCGGCGGTGCTTTCGCCGGTCATGCGCTCCCGAAAGGCGTCCAAGACGGTCAACGTCGCCTGCGATGTGGACCCGTTGAGCGTCCTTTAG
- the fmt gene encoding methionyl-tRNA formyltransferase yields MRVVFMGTPTFAANILIELKEQHDVVCVYTRADAVRGRGKALVPSPAKQVALEAGIPVREPDTLRDPKEIAFLKELAPDAIVVAAYGKILPKEVLDIPPFGCINVHGSLLPKYRGAAPMERAILDGEAETGVCIMRMEEGLDTGDYCISRSCEIGDQKLEHLAGELADKGAYALLTALYAIEQGEARWTKQDDSQATYAEKLGHDELMLDPADSAVMNARRVQASSDAHPSKCQLAGRGVTVLDARVAAGEDAPELEPGQVALQAKNLYMGCSDGAIRLIEVKPDGKKAMSAASFAAGIQNLKSQGSTWGRL; encoded by the coding sequence ATGCGGGTTGTATTTATGGGTACGCCGACGTTTGCGGCTAACATCCTCATCGAGCTGAAGGAGCAGCATGACGTGGTCTGCGTCTACACGCGGGCCGATGCCGTTCGGGGCAGAGGGAAGGCGCTGGTCCCCTCGCCGGCGAAGCAGGTGGCCCTCGAGGCCGGCATCCCCGTGCGGGAACCCGATACCCTTCGCGATCCCAAAGAAATCGCCTTCTTGAAAGAGCTCGCGCCCGACGCCATCGTCGTGGCCGCATACGGCAAGATCCTGCCCAAAGAAGTCCTGGACATCCCGCCTTTCGGATGCATCAACGTCCACGGCTCCCTTCTGCCTAAATACCGCGGCGCGGCGCCCATGGAGCGCGCCATCCTCGACGGCGAGGCGGAGACCGGCGTGTGCATCATGCGTATGGAGGAAGGTCTGGACACCGGAGATTACTGCATCAGCCGCAGCTGCGAGATCGGCGACCAGAAGCTTGAGCATCTGGCTGGCGAACTTGCCGACAAGGGTGCATATGCGCTGCTCACGGCGCTGTATGCCATTGAGCAGGGCGAGGCCCGTTGGACGAAGCAGGATGATTCTCAGGCCACGTACGCCGAGAAGCTGGGACACGACGAGCTGATGCTCGATCCTGCCGACAGCGCCGTCATGAACGCGCGGCGCGTGCAGGCATCCAGCGACGCGCATCCTTCGAAGTGCCAGCTGGCAGGCCGCGGCGTCACGGTTCTGGACGCCCGCGTTGCTGCTGGGGAAGATGCGCCCGAACTTGAGCCCGGTCAGGTGGCGCTTCAGGCGAAAAACCTGTACATGGGCTGCTCCGACGGCGCAATCCGGCTGATCGAGGTCAAACCCGACGGCAAAAAGGCCATGTCGGCTGCGTCGTTTGCGGCCGGCATCCAGAATCTGAAATCCCAAGGTTCCACGTGGGGGAGACTGTAA
- a CDS encoding RsmB/NOP family class I SAM-dependent RNA methyltransferase, translated as MCAYRGREGMNSNRGDGQGGRGGSPRDAHGDRGGYKGRSDSRERSNGRKDADGRRVGGGRRVYVGNGGRSGGNARASHSGRSSQAPRRLENHASPARIAACLSCRIVRERDAFVSEVVPGVVSRMGPMKPEDVAFATRLARGVVATSGALDDFINRNLYSPADIQPNVRDALRVSAYELLYLKKDDYVAVDQGVELVAYVEPKARALANAVLRKMARTASRWPFGDVGTDVVALSRKVAFPSWMAKRLVEEMGREQAAAFMEASNGDAPVHAAVNAIRATDEEVLAVLQEQGADPNLVEGIPGCIRIGTPKAIRSDVVTKLFEDGKVLISDPSAQKVASFALPGEPPSAFIEVGSGRGTKTVLMQSNAMRKYGKQFPIVSVDDHPFKAKLLRNRAREYGLTSVQTKVADGRKLTSLYEKGSFDAVFVDAPCSGVGTLRRHPEIRWRLTERDVAKMADVQLDILIDAASLVKTGGQVVYSTCTVFREENERVVERFLKTKFGERFEMTEMLKMSLEEDGPDAHFAVRLTKRF; from the coding sequence ATGTGCGCATACAGAGGCCGTGAGGGCATGAACTCGAATCGCGGTGACGGACAGGGCGGCCGAGGCGGATCGCCCCGGGATGCGCATGGCGACCGCGGCGGCTACAAAGGCCGCAGCGACTCCCGCGAACGTTCGAATGGGCGCAAAGACGCGGACGGCAGACGCGTCGGCGGCGGCCGCCGCGTGTATGTGGGAAACGGCGGCCGCAGCGGCGGCAACGCCCGGGCATCCCATTCGGGAAGGTCGTCCCAGGCTCCGCGACGGCTCGAGAACCATGCGTCCCCGGCCCGTATCGCCGCCTGTTTGAGCTGTCGGATCGTACGAGAGCGCGATGCATTCGTCTCCGAGGTCGTGCCCGGCGTGGTCTCTCGCATGGGGCCGATGAAACCCGAGGACGTAGCCTTCGCCACACGGCTTGCCCGAGGCGTGGTGGCGACCAGCGGCGCTTTGGACGATTTCATCAACCGCAACCTGTACAGCCCGGCCGACATCCAGCCCAACGTGCGCGATGCGCTCCGCGTGAGCGCCTACGAGCTTCTGTACCTGAAGAAAGACGACTACGTAGCCGTCGACCAGGGTGTCGAGCTGGTGGCGTACGTAGAACCGAAAGCCCGGGCGCTGGCAAACGCCGTGCTTCGCAAGATGGCGCGAACGGCTTCGCGCTGGCCTTTCGGCGACGTGGGCACCGATGTGGTGGCGCTGTCCCGCAAGGTCGCCTTTCCCTCTTGGATGGCTAAGCGGCTCGTGGAGGAGATGGGTCGCGAGCAGGCCGCCGCGTTCATGGAGGCTTCCAACGGCGATGCCCCCGTGCATGCGGCCGTCAACGCCATTCGCGCCACGGACGAAGAGGTGTTGGCCGTGCTGCAGGAGCAGGGGGCCGACCCGAACCTTGTGGAAGGCATCCCCGGGTGCATCCGCATCGGGACGCCTAAGGCCATCCGCAGCGATGTGGTGACTAAGCTGTTCGAGGACGGCAAGGTGCTGATTTCGGACCCGTCGGCCCAGAAGGTCGCCTCCTTCGCCCTGCCTGGCGAGCCTCCTTCGGCGTTTATCGAGGTGGGAAGCGGACGCGGAACCAAAACCGTGCTCATGCAGAGCAACGCGATGCGCAAGTACGGCAAGCAGTTCCCGATCGTGTCGGTGGACGACCATCCGTTCAAGGCCAAGCTGCTGCGCAACAGGGCCCGCGAATACGGCCTCACGTCGGTGCAGACGAAGGTGGCCGACGGTAGGAAGCTCACGTCGCTGTACGAGAAGGGCAGCTTCGACGCGGTGTTTGTGGACGCTCCCTGTTCGGGGGTGGGCACGCTGCGCCGCCACCCCGAGATCCGCTGGCGCCTGACAGAGCGAGACGTGGCCAAGATGGCCGATGTGCAGCTGGACATCCTCATCGATGCGGCGTCGCTCGTCAAAACGGGCGGCCAGGTGGTCTATTCCACCTGCACCGTCTTCCGTGAGGAGAACGAGCGGGTGGTGGAGCGCTTCCTGAAAACCAAGTTCGGCGAGCGGTTCGAGATGACCGAAATGTTGAAGATGTCGCTTGAGGAAGACGGCCCCGACGCCCATTTCGCGGTGCGCCTGACCAAGCGTTTCTAA
- a CDS encoding methylated-DNA--[protein]-cysteine S-methyltransferase: MNHFVYAMPQGRLTIVASETALTNIYFGVKELDMPFAPSKITNDAATQLQEYFAKKRTSFDLPIQLKGTPFQLEVWNALRDIPYGQTRTYAQIAETAGRPNAFRAVGSANNRNPLPIVVPCHRVVGSDGDLVGYAYGLKLKRFLLELEGVDVDGLKRR; encoded by the coding sequence ATGAACCATTTCGTTTACGCCATGCCGCAAGGCCGCCTGACGATCGTCGCAAGCGAAACCGCCCTCACGAACATCTACTTCGGAGTCAAAGAGCTGGACATGCCCTTCGCGCCCAGCAAGATAACCAACGACGCCGCAACGCAGCTCCAAGAGTATTTCGCGAAGAAGCGCACCTCGTTCGACCTGCCCATCCAGCTTAAGGGAACGCCGTTCCAGCTTGAGGTTTGGAACGCGCTGCGCGACATCCCCTACGGCCAAACCAGGACATACGCCCAAATCGCAGAGACTGCGGGACGCCCGAACGCCTTCCGCGCGGTGGGCTCGGCGAACAACCGAAACCCGCTGCCCATCGTCGTCCCGTGCCACCGGGTGGTAGGATCCGACGGCGATCTGGTAGGTTACGCGTACGGGCTCAAGCTCAAGCGGTTCCTGCTCGAGCTTGAGGGCGTCGACGTGGACGGGCTCAAACGCCGATAG
- the rpe gene encoding ribulose-phosphate 3-epimerase — MFTEPKIAPSILSADFMNMEKDIREIEEGGAAFIHVDVMDGHFVPNLTLGVPFVAGLKRIANIPLDVHLMISNPLEQLPWYLEHQPDFVTVHFESLDEAAGEVDKAVDMIHDAGCKAAIALKPDCDVEVLRPYISKLEMVLIMSVYPGFSGQSYIEGSDQRVAAVAAMAREAGVDPLIEVDGGLSVNDPTRLVAAAGADVLVAGSGCFKAADRGAAIQAIKATAAKAQQGA; from the coding sequence ATGTTCACTGAGCCGAAAATCGCCCCGTCAATCCTGTCCGCGGACTTCATGAACATGGAGAAGGACATTCGCGAAATCGAGGAGGGCGGAGCCGCGTTCATCCACGTCGACGTCATGGACGGCCATTTCGTGCCGAACCTCACGCTGGGCGTTCCTTTTGTCGCCGGGCTCAAGCGCATCGCGAACATTCCCCTTGACGTGCATCTTATGATTTCGAACCCTCTTGAGCAGCTTCCCTGGTACCTGGAGCACCAGCCCGATTTCGTCACCGTGCACTTCGAGTCTTTGGACGAAGCGGCGGGCGAGGTCGACAAGGCCGTCGACATGATCCACGATGCCGGCTGCAAGGCGGCCATCGCTTTGAAGCCCGACTGCGACGTGGAGGTGCTGCGCCCCTACATCTCCAAGCTGGAGATGGTGCTCATCATGAGCGTGTACCCGGGATTCTCCGGCCAGTCCTACATCGAGGGAAGCGACCAGCGCGTCGCCGCGGTGGCCGCCATGGCCCGCGAGGCGGGGGTCGATCCGCTCATCGAGGTCGACGGCGGTCTTTCTGTCAACGATCCCACCCGACTGGTTGCAGCGGCCGGGGCCGACGTGCTTGTGGCAGGCAGCGGGTGCTTCAAGGCGGCCGATCGCGGCGCGGCCATCCAGGCCATCAAGGCAACCGCCGCGAAAGCCCAACAAGGAGCCTAA